Proteins from a single region of Lujinxingia litoralis:
- a CDS encoding type IV pilus twitching motility protein PilT, which translates to MSSNQDLNKILQIAVKGGASDIHIKAGLPPIFRIDGALLPLREARRLSPEEIGKMASDIMARFQREHFQETLDIDLSYGVPGVGRFRVNVFQQRGSIGMVFRVIPFKVASIDELLLPEAVRTLSEERRGLILVTGATGSGKSTTLASMVDSINQTRTSHIITIEDPIEFLIRDKRSIINQREIGNDTNSFARALKAALRQDPDVIMMGEMRDLETIEIAMTAAETGHLVMSTLHTVDAAEAVTRIVTAFPPHMRDQARYQFANLFRGVIAQRLVPRADGKGRVPAVEVMLSTARIREMILEEATARSLTEQIAKGFDNYGMQSFDQSLMWLLQNGYITYEEALIQSSNPDDFALRVSGIGSTSGDGQWQGFEGRERAPQAEDDFDLDEFEIDRF; encoded by the coding sequence ATGAGTAGCAACCAGGACCTCAATAAGATCTTGCAAATCGCCGTTAAAGGTGGGGCGAGTGACATTCATATTAAGGCGGGCCTGCCACCGATTTTCCGGATCGATGGGGCACTGCTTCCGCTGCGCGAGGCCAGACGGCTGAGTCCCGAGGAGATCGGGAAGATGGCCTCCGACATCATGGCGCGTTTTCAGCGCGAGCATTTCCAGGAGACGCTGGATATCGACCTCTCCTACGGGGTGCCCGGGGTGGGACGTTTTCGCGTCAATGTGTTTCAGCAGCGCGGCTCCATCGGGATGGTCTTTCGCGTCATCCCCTTTAAAGTCGCTTCGATCGATGAGCTCCTGCTACCCGAGGCGGTACGCACGCTCTCCGAGGAGCGGCGCGGGCTGATTCTGGTCACCGGCGCCACGGGCAGCGGTAAATCGACGACTCTGGCGTCGATGGTCGACTCCATTAATCAGACGCGAACCTCTCATATCATTACGATTGAAGATCCGATTGAGTTTTTGATTCGGGATAAGCGCAGCATTATCAATCAGCGTGAGATTGGTAACGACACCAACTCGTTTGCCCGCGCACTCAAGGCGGCCCTGCGTCAGGACCCCGACGTCATCATGATGGGGGAGATGCGGGACTTGGAGACGATCGAGATCGCCATGACGGCTGCCGAAACCGGTCACCTGGTCATGTCGACCTTGCATACGGTGGATGCGGCCGAGGCGGTTACCCGTATCGTCACGGCGTTTCCGCCGCATATGCGCGATCAGGCGCGCTACCAGTTTGCCAACCTCTTCCGCGGGGTCATCGCCCAACGCCTGGTCCCCCGGGCCGATGGCAAGGGCCGGGTGCCGGCGGTGGAGGTGATGCTCTCGACGGCCCGCATTCGGGAGATGATCCTGGAGGAGGCGACCGCGCGCTCGCTTACCGAGCAGATCGCCAAAGGCTTTGATAACTATGGGATGCAGAGCTTCGACCAGTCGTTGATGTGGCTGCTTCAAAACGGCTACATCACCTACGAAGAGGCGTTGATTCAGTCGAGTAATCCCGACGACTTTGCGTTGCGCGTCAGTGGTATTGGTTCGACCAGTGGCGACGGTCAGTGGCAGGGCTTTGAAGGCCGGGAGAGGGCTCCCCAGGCCGAGGATGATTTCGATCTGGACGAGTTCGAGATCGATCGTTTTTAG
- the recA gene encoding recombinase RecA encodes MSNDKNNKEKALDLTVKAIEKQFGKGSIMRLGTDDTLVRVENPIPTGSISLDIALGVGGYPRGRVVEIYGPESSGKTTLTLHALAAAQRAGGVAAFIDAEHALDVKYAQALGVNIEELLVSQPDTGEQALEIVDMLVRSNAIDLLVVDSVAALTPRAEIEGEMGDSHMGLQARLMSQALRKLTGTIAKSRTCVIFINQIRMKIGVMFGNPETTTGGNALKFYSSVRMDIRRIGAIKDGTDLTGNRTRVKVVKNKVAPPFKEAEFDIMYGQGISRQGDLVDLGSEIGVIDKAGSWYSYGDDRLGQGRENAKQFLVDNPAVEAEVEAKIREHFGLAAPQVEADAETGA; translated from the coding sequence ATGTCGAACGATAAGAACAACAAAGAGAAAGCTCTGGACCTGACGGTCAAAGCGATTGAGAAGCAGTTTGGCAAGGGCTCGATCATGCGCCTGGGGACCGACGATACCCTGGTGCGCGTGGAGAACCCGATCCCCACCGGCTCGATCTCGCTGGATATCGCGCTGGGCGTGGGTGGCTACCCGCGCGGTCGCGTGGTGGAGATCTACGGGCCGGAGTCTTCGGGTAAGACGACGCTGACGCTGCACGCGCTGGCGGCCGCGCAACGCGCCGGTGGTGTGGCGGCGTTCATCGATGCGGAACACGCCCTGGATGTGAAGTATGCGCAGGCCCTGGGCGTGAACATTGAGGAGCTCCTGGTCAGCCAGCCCGATACCGGTGAACAGGCGCTTGAGATTGTCGACATGCTGGTGCGCTCCAACGCCATCGATCTGCTGGTGGTCGACTCGGTCGCCGCGCTGACTCCCCGCGCCGAGATCGAGGGGGAGATGGGCGACTCTCACATGGGCCTGCAGGCTCGCTTGATGAGCCAGGCGCTGCGTAAGTTGACCGGGACGATCGCCAAGTCGCGCACCTGCGTGATCTTCATTAACCAGATTCGTATGAAGATCGGGGTGATGTTTGGCAACCCGGAGACCACCACGGGCGGGAACGCGCTGAAGTTCTACTCGTCGGTGCGTATGGACATTCGCCGCATCGGGGCGATTAAGGATGGGACCGACCTGACCGGTAACCGCACCCGGGTGAAGGTGGTCAAGAACAAGGTCGCGCCGCCCTTTAAAGAGGCTGAGTTCGACATTATGTACGGTCAGGGGATCAGTCGTCAGGGCGACCTGGTCGACCTGGGCTCGGAGATCGGGGTCATCGATAAGGCCGGTTCCTGGTACAGCTACGGCGATGATCGCCTGGGACAGGGCCGAGAAAACGCCAAGCAGTTTCTGGTCGACAATCCCGCGGTCGAGGCGGAGGTCGAGGCCAAGATTCGCGAGCACTTCGGATTGGCGGCGCCGCAGGTTGAGGCGGATGCCGAGACCGGCGCCTGA
- the dnaE gene encoding DNA polymerase III subunit alpha, producing MSEFVHLHVHTQYSLLDGAIRIPRLMSRIKELGMGAVAMTDHGNMYGAVDFQKAAAKAGVKSIIGCEMYMTSHPYEESKEPKSYHLTLLAQNLTGYKNLMYLNSMGWLNGQHPRTGAPRIDFELLAERNEGIICLSGDLGGEINQHILRGDMDAAKALAARYREVFGKERFYLEVMDNALPEQRKCTQAMVEIGRELDIELVATNDCHYLAREDARAHAVLMCIQLGKNVDIDRIMEHGVDQLYVRSAEEMYEAFADIPRACENTVRIAEMCDLEIPLGAVFLPQYDVPQDFRDAHVDADARGIIHEYFKHVARVGLDERFAEFEALDVAYDRQEYRERLEVEIGIICQMDFPGYFLIVWDFINWSHEQDIPVGPGRGSGAGSLVAYAMRITDIDPMPYDLLFERFLNPERVSMPDFDIDFCMNRRGEVIDYVTEKYGYHNVGQIVTYGQLKARAAIKDVGRALNFSYGETDRLAKLVPDVLGISLQEALDQEKRLRDMCEEEERVDTLFDIALSLENLNRQAGMHAAGIVISETPLWDFVPICRGANGELVTQYAKNEVEEAGLVKFDFLGLKTLTVLQDAVKLINQQRDARGEERFDLNAIPLDDPEVFRLISAGNTTGVFQLESSGFQELLKKLKPNCFEDIIAAVALYRPGPLGSGMVDDFIDRKHGRKKVEYPHPWLEDVLKPTYGVMVYQEQVMKTAQVMAGYSLGGADLLRRAMGKKKPEVMAQQKEIFVAGALELEIEEQKASDIFDLMAYFAGYGFNKSHSAAYGLITYQTAYLKTHFQVEFMAALMTSDRDNTDKIVRFINEAKGLGIEVMPPDVNESLLDFSVVEQKIRFGLAAIKGVGAGVIEVILEERTTGGPFESLYDFCGRVDLKKINKRTIEALVKCGAFDSVGPPIKESYIGEICATRASIFAAIETAVERGQKAQHDKAVGQSSLFGMMAQDAREEVLDDSYPECLPWNDRELLEHEKSLLGFYVTGHPLDRFESELGLYGASTTHELMTNSSLRNRADVAVAGVVSAMREVPLKSGDGRMGFITIEDKTGEIEVIAFSSSYAEAEEVIKSGEPLLLKGQIQEEGDPENRTRRIRLESASTLESEREAKVRQVLVEIGVEQVSNGQLRELQKVLAAHSGHCRTTLIFKKETSQGTGQAEMVLPADFATRPTDGLLMAIERLFGRNSVRLS from the coding sequence ATGTCTGAGTTCGTTCATCTGCACGTCCACACCCAGTACAGCCTCCTTGACGGGGCGATTCGCATTCCCCGGTTGATGAGCCGCATCAAAGAGCTGGGCATGGGCGCGGTCGCCATGACCGACCACGGCAATATGTACGGGGCGGTGGACTTTCAGAAGGCCGCGGCCAAGGCCGGGGTCAAGTCGATCATTGGCTGCGAGATGTACATGACCTCGCATCCCTACGAGGAGTCGAAGGAGCCCAAGAGCTACCACCTGACGCTGCTCGCGCAGAACCTCACCGGCTACAAAAACCTGATGTACCTCAACTCGATGGGCTGGCTGAACGGCCAGCACCCGCGTACCGGGGCGCCGCGCATCGACTTTGAGCTGCTGGCCGAGCGTAACGAGGGCATCATCTGCCTCTCCGGCGACCTGGGCGGGGAGATCAACCAGCATATCCTCCGCGGGGATATGGACGCGGCCAAAGCGCTGGCCGCGCGGTATCGAGAGGTCTTCGGCAAGGAGCGTTTTTATCTGGAGGTGATGGACAACGCGCTTCCGGAGCAGCGCAAATGCACCCAGGCAATGGTCGAGATCGGCCGCGAACTCGACATTGAGCTGGTGGCCACCAACGATTGCCATTACCTGGCGCGGGAAGATGCCCGGGCGCACGCGGTGTTGATGTGCATTCAGCTGGGCAAGAATGTCGACATCGATCGCATCATGGAGCACGGCGTCGATCAGCTCTACGTGCGCAGCGCCGAGGAGATGTACGAGGCCTTTGCCGACATCCCCCGGGCCTGCGAAAACACGGTGCGCATCGCCGAGATGTGCGACCTGGAGATCCCGCTGGGGGCGGTGTTTCTGCCCCAGTACGACGTGCCGCAGGACTTTCGCGACGCCCACGTTGACGCCGATGCCCGCGGGATCATCCACGAGTACTTCAAGCACGTGGCCCGTGTCGGGCTGGACGAGCGCTTTGCGGAGTTCGAGGCGCTGGACGTGGCCTACGACCGCCAGGAGTACCGGGAGCGCCTGGAGGTCGAGATCGGGATCATCTGCCAGATGGACTTCCCGGGCTACTTTTTGATCGTGTGGGACTTCATCAACTGGTCTCACGAGCAGGATATCCCGGTGGGGCCCGGACGCGGTTCCGGGGCCGGGAGTCTGGTGGCGTACGCGATGCGCATCACCGACATCGATCCGATGCCCTACGACCTGCTCTTTGAGCGCTTCTTGAACCCGGAGCGCGTCTCGATGCCGGACTTCGACATCGACTTCTGCATGAACCGCCGCGGGGAGGTCATTGACTATGTGACCGAGAAGTACGGCTACCATAACGTGGGTCAGATCGTGACCTACGGTCAGCTCAAGGCCCGGGCGGCCATCAAGGATGTGGGACGCGCGCTCAACTTCAGCTATGGCGAGACCGACCGCCTGGCCAAGCTGGTGCCCGACGTACTGGGGATCTCGCTTCAGGAGGCCCTGGATCAGGAGAAGCGCCTGCGCGATATGTGCGAAGAAGAGGAGCGCGTGGACACGCTCTTTGACATCGCGCTCTCGCTGGAAAACCTCAACCGCCAGGCCGGGATGCACGCCGCCGGGATCGTGATCTCGGAGACGCCGCTGTGGGATTTTGTGCCTATCTGCCGCGGGGCCAACGGCGAACTGGTCACCCAGTATGCCAAAAACGAGGTGGAAGAGGCCGGGCTGGTCAAGTTCGACTTCCTGGGGCTCAAGACGCTTACGGTGCTCCAGGATGCGGTGAAGCTGATCAATCAGCAGCGCGACGCCCGGGGAGAGGAGCGCTTCGATCTCAACGCCATCCCGCTTGATGATCCGGAGGTCTTCCGACTGATCTCGGCCGGGAACACCACCGGGGTCTTCCAGCTGGAATCCTCGGGCTTCCAGGAGCTTTTGAAGAAGCTCAAGCCCAACTGCTTTGAGGACATCATCGCCGCGGTGGCGCTCTACCGGCCGGGGCCGCTGGGCAGCGGCATGGTCGATGACTTCATCGATCGCAAGCACGGCCGCAAGAAGGTCGAGTACCCGCACCCCTGGCTCGAAGACGTGCTCAAGCCCACCTACGGGGTCATGGTCTACCAGGAGCAGGTCATGAAGACCGCTCAGGTGATGGCCGGGTATTCGCTGGGCGGCGCCGACCTGCTACGCCGCGCGATGGGCAAGAAAAAGCCCGAGGTGATGGCGCAGCAAAAAGAGATCTTTGTGGCCGGGGCCCTGGAGTTGGAGATCGAGGAGCAGAAGGCCTCCGACATCTTCGACCTGATGGCCTATTTTGCGGGCTACGGCTTCAACAAGTCGCACTCGGCGGCCTACGGCCTGATCACCTATCAGACGGCATACTTAAAGACGCACTTCCAGGTGGAGTTTATGGCGGCGCTGATGACCAGCGACCGCGACAATACCGACAAGATTGTGCGTTTCATTAACGAGGCCAAGGGCTTAGGCATTGAGGTGATGCCGCCCGATGTCAACGAGTCCCTGCTCGATTTCAGTGTTGTCGAACAGAAAATTCGCTTTGGTCTGGCGGCGATCAAGGGGGTGGGCGCCGGAGTGATCGAGGTGATCCTGGAGGAGCGCACCACCGGCGGTCCCTTTGAGAGCCTGTATGACTTTTGCGGGCGCGTGGATCTGAAAAAGATCAACAAGCGCACCATCGAAGCGCTGGTCAAATGTGGGGCGTTCGACTCCGTCGGGCCGCCCATCAAAGAGAGCTACATCGGGGAGATCTGCGCGACCCGGGCCTCGATCTTTGCGGCGATCGAGACGGCGGTGGAGCGCGGGCAGAAGGCGCAGCACGATAAGGCGGTGGGGCAGTCGAGTCTCTTTGGCATGATGGCCCAGGATGCGCGCGAGGAGGTGCTCGACGACAGCTACCCGGAGTGTCTGCCCTGGAACGATCGCGAGCTGCTGGAGCATGAGAAGTCGCTGCTGGGCTTCTACGTGACCGGTCATCCCCTGGATCGCTTTGAGAGTGAGCTGGGGCTCTACGGCGCGTCGACCACCCATGAGCTGATGACCAACAGCTCGTTGCGAAACCGCGCCGATGTGGCGGTGGCCGGGGTGGTCAGCGCGATGCGCGAGGTGCCCTTAAAGAGCGGCGATGGGCGCATGGGCTTCATCACCATTGAAGACAAGACCGGTGAGATCGAGGTCATCGCGTTTAGCTCCAGCTATGCCGAGGCCGAGGAAGTGATTAAGAGCGGGGAGCCGCTCTTGCTCAAGGGGCAGATCCAGGAGGAGGGCGATCCGGAGAACCGTACCCGACGCATCCGTCTGGAATCGGCCAGCACGCTGGAGTCCGAACGCGAGGCCAAGGTCCGCCAGGTGTTGGTCGAGATCGGCGTGGAGCAGGTTTCCAACGGACAGCTCCGAGAACTGCAGAAGGTGCTGGCCGCCCACTCCGGGCATTGCCGCACGACGCTTATCTTTAAGAAAGAAACCTCCCAGGGCACGGGGCAGGCCGAGATGGTGTTGCCGGCAGATTTTGCGACCCGTCCTACCGACGGGCTTCTGATGGCGATCGAGCGCCTCTTCGGCCGCAACTCCGTACGACTGAGCTGA
- a CDS encoding CBS domain-containing protein — protein MGEHDVTGMVDGEQLRHFMRRLLGDVRALEKMLDEGMIESGVRRIGAEQELFLLDSSYRPAPLAMQALERLNDGRFTTELAQFNLEFNLEPRVFGGDCLGRMEDDIVELVDKVRQVVSEQKGHVALSGILPTLQKHDLGLEMMTPNPRYRILNDALSRLRGGDYEFYIKGQDEFIVKHDSVMLEACNTSFQVHFQVGPEEFARLYNVSQVVAAPVTALAANSPLLFGKRLWHETRIALLEQSIDTRPTRHHMRDLNPRVTFGTQWIDDSVLEIFREDIARFRLLFATELDEDPFEALAAGRVPGLKALCLHNGTVYRWNRPCYGISEGKPHLRIENRVLPAGPTPADEVANAAFWFGMMAGVIDAYGDMREKMSFDDARHNFFAAARHGLDAPMTWLDGNSGTVREIIESTLLPLSREALQRHGIRQQDVDRYMGIIEERVRTRRTGATWLLQSYTGLGTNLAASEKLSALTAATVRRQEANEPVHTWPLASAEERTSWRDNYLKVSQYMTTDLITVNEGELIDLVASVMDWQHLRHVPVEDNEHRLVGLVTRRTMMRLLGSGALRDEDPVPVSQIMERNVITVSPDTLTLDAIRIMGEQRISCLPVIDGEKLVGIITERDFMDIARDLLAEKLKGEDTHSEARAAE, from the coding sequence ATGGGTGAACACGACGTTACAGGCATGGTCGATGGCGAGCAGTTGCGCCATTTCATGCGTCGCTTGTTGGGAGATGTACGAGCGCTGGAGAAGATGCTCGATGAGGGCATGATCGAGAGCGGTGTACGTCGCATCGGTGCCGAGCAGGAACTCTTCCTACTCGACAGCTCGTATCGGCCGGCGCCCCTGGCCATGCAGGCGCTGGAGCGCCTCAACGACGGGCGCTTTACCACGGAGTTGGCCCAGTTCAACCTGGAGTTCAACCTGGAGCCCCGGGTCTTTGGCGGCGACTGTCTGGGCCGGATGGAAGACGACATCGTGGAGCTTGTCGACAAGGTCCGCCAGGTGGTCTCTGAGCAGAAGGGGCATGTGGCGCTCTCGGGCATTTTGCCCACGCTCCAGAAGCATGACCTGGGGCTGGAGATGATGACGCCCAACCCCCGCTATCGCATCCTCAACGATGCGCTCAGCCGCCTGCGTGGAGGCGATTACGAGTTTTACATCAAGGGGCAGGACGAGTTTATCGTCAAACACGACTCGGTGATGCTCGAGGCCTGCAACACCTCCTTTCAGGTGCATTTTCAGGTGGGGCCCGAGGAGTTCGCGCGCCTCTACAACGTCTCGCAGGTGGTGGCCGCGCCGGTCACGGCGCTGGCGGCCAATAGCCCGCTCCTCTTTGGGAAGCGGCTCTGGCATGAGACCCGCATCGCGCTCCTGGAGCAGTCGATCGACACCCGACCCACGCGCCATCATATGCGCGACTTAAATCCCCGGGTGACCTTCGGTACGCAGTGGATCGATGACTCGGTGTTGGAGATCTTTCGCGAGGATATCGCCCGTTTCCGCCTGCTCTTCGCCACCGAGCTGGATGAGGACCCCTTTGAGGCACTCGCCGCCGGGCGCGTCCCCGGGCTCAAGGCGCTCTGCCTGCACAACGGTACGGTCTACCGCTGGAATCGCCCCTGTTACGGGATCAGCGAGGGTAAGCCGCACCTGCGCATCGAGAACCGGGTGCTCCCCGCCGGCCCTACGCCGGCCGACGAGGTGGCCAACGCGGCGTTCTGGTTCGGCATGATGGCCGGCGTGATCGACGCCTACGGCGACATGCGCGAGAAGATGTCCTTTGATGACGCCCGGCATAACTTCTTTGCCGCGGCTCGCCATGGGCTGGACGCGCCGATGACCTGGCTCGATGGAAACTCCGGCACGGTGCGCGAGATCATTGAGTCGACGCTGCTGCCCCTCTCCCGTGAGGCGCTGCAGCGCCACGGCATCCGCCAGCAGGACGTCGATCGTTACATGGGCATCATTGAGGAGCGGGTGCGCACCCGGCGCACCGGCGCGACCTGGCTTTTGCAGTCCTACACCGGGCTGGGGACGAACCTGGCGGCCAGCGAGAAGCTCAGCGCGTTGACCGCGGCCACGGTGCGGCGTCAGGAGGCCAATGAGCCGGTGCACACCTGGCCGCTGGCCTCGGCCGAGGAGCGGACCAGCTGGCGCGATAACTACCTGAAGGTCTCGCAGTACATGACCACCGATCTGATCACGGTGAACGAAGGGGAGCTCATCGACCTGGTGGCCAGCGTGATGGACTGGCAGCACCTGCGTCACGTGCCGGTCGAAGATAACGAACATCGGCTGGTGGGGCTGGTTACCCGGCGGACAATGATGCGTCTGCTCGGCAGCGGTGCGCTGCGCGATGAGGACCCGGTGCCGGTGAGTCAGATCATGGAGCGCAACGTCATCACGGTATCTCCTGATACCCTCACCCTGGATGCGATTCGGATCATGGGCGAGCAGCGCATCTCGTGTCTCCCGGTGATCGATGGGGAGAAGTTGGTGGGGATCATCACCGAGCGCGACTTCATGGACATCGCCCGCGATCTCCTGGCCGAGAAGCTCAAAGGGGAGGATACGCACAGCGAGGCGCGAGCCGCCGAGTAA
- a CDS encoding TlpA family protein disulfide reductase, which produces MNENPSPSPSSVEAATSSEHPPSIDKKGMATGTLIALVVVTLLAVNVWNLYGPSKGLKAGELAPTLDLPHIGSGEIVGLEEFRGQVVLIDFWATWCPPCREQMPALQNMANDPELGAAIVSVNTDDPDEGREPLVAGFMNQFGLTLTTLLDDGQARARYKVGAIPTLVVVDPEGAVHRVSAGLHSEDDLRRMVAEAAGR; this is translated from the coding sequence GTGAATGAGAACCCTTCCCCGTCGCCGTCGTCGGTTGAGGCCGCGACCTCGTCAGAACATCCGCCGTCCATCGATAAAAAGGGCATGGCCACCGGCACGCTCATCGCGCTGGTGGTGGTGACGCTGCTGGCGGTCAACGTCTGGAACCTCTATGGCCCGAGCAAAGGGCTTAAGGCCGGGGAACTCGCGCCGACGCTCGATTTGCCGCATATCGGCAGCGGGGAGATCGTGGGCCTGGAGGAGTTCCGGGGGCAGGTGGTGCTGATCGATTTCTGGGCGACCTGGTGCCCCCCCTGCCGCGAGCAGATGCCGGCATTGCAGAACATGGCCAACGACCCGGAGCTGGGGGCGGCCATTGTCTCGGTCAATACCGACGACCCGGACGAGGGGCGCGAGCCCCTGGTGGCCGGGTTCATGAATCAGTTCGGGCTGACGCTGACCACGCTCCTCGACGACGGCCAGGCGCGGGCGCGCTACAAGGTTGGCGCCATTCCCACCCTGGTGGTGGTCGATCCCGAAGGCGCGGTGCACCGGGTCAGCGCCGGACTGCACTCCGAGGATGACCTGCGCCGGATGGTCGCCGAGGCCGCCGGGCGCTGA